A window of Amblyraja radiata isolate CabotCenter1 chromosome 25, sAmbRad1.1.pri, whole genome shotgun sequence contains these coding sequences:
- the LOC116987510 gene encoding immunoglobulin lambda-1 light chain-like has translation MAEGVWVLALVTCFHSINAETTLTQIPSISKSPGTTVKITCTRSGGSIGSYTSWYWQKPDSSPVLVWYGSSTRGTGIPDRFTGSVDSSTNQMHLTITNVQSEDAADYYCGVWDNSKYKFTFGRGTKLNLSSPRPPTVSILAPSMGEVTAKSTATLVCLVSGFNPGAVDIEWAVDGSWRSDGAATSRVQQEKDNSFSASSYLTLPAAYWNSHELYSCVVKHETQAIPIKANIARSSCL, from the exons ATGGCTGAAGGAGTTTGGGTTCTCGccttggtgacctgtttccact CTATAAACGCGGAGACTACCTTGACTCAGATCCCGTCTATATCAAAATCGCCGGGAACAACCGTCAAAATCACCTGTACACGGTCAGGGGGCAGCATCGGTAGCTACACGAGCTGGTACTGGCAGAAGCCGGACAGCAGCCCTGTCCTCGTGTGGTATGGAAGCTCCACCAGAGGCACCGGTATTCCAGACAGATTCACGGGATCCGTGGACTCATCCACGAACCAAATGCATTTAACCATCACCAACGTGCAATCGGAGGACGCGGCCGATTATTACTGTGGTGTGTGGGACAACAGTAAATACAAATTCACCTTCGGGAGAGGAACCAAACTGAATCTAAGCA GTCCGCGTCCCCCCACCGTTTCCATTCTGGCGCCATCAATGGGTGAAGTCACCGCAAAAAGTACCGCCACCCTTGTGTGTTTGGTGAGCGGGTTCAATCCGGGCGCTGTGGACATTGAGTGGGCCGTGGACGGCAGTTGGAGAAGTGACGGCGCTGCGACCAGCCGGGTCCAGCAGGAGAAGGACAACTCGTTCAGTGCGAGCAGTTACCTGACTCTGCCAGCCGCCTACTGGAACTCACACGAGCTTTACTCCTGTGTGGTTAAACACGAAACCCAGGCAATCCCGATTAAGGCCAACATCGCCAGATCCAGTTGCCTCTAA